The window AAACTTTTTTTTAGAAATGCTTATAGCTAAGCGAACATTTTTTAGATTGGTTTTACGAAAATAAACTACGATTTGATTAGAATGAATTTTTTGTTGTTTCTTAATTGTATCAAGTATATCTTCATTTTTTTTTAGACTAATAAAATTAGCCATAAAAATTATTTTTCACTAGAAACTGTTAGACTATGACGCCCTTTAAGTCTTCTTCTAGCTAAAACATTACGCCCATTTTTTGTTTTCATGCGTGCACGAAAACCATGCACTTTTGCTCTTTTACGATTATTAGGTTGAAACGTTCTTTTCATAAATCCACCGCCCTCTTACTTTTTTGAAAACATAATATGGATTATTATAACATTTTAGTTATTTTTTATTTAATATATTTTTTTAAAAAAGTCAATGATATCTTTTTAAAAATAAACATATATAATATGATAATAGGACAAAGA is drawn from Ureaplasma parvum serovar 3 str. ATCC 27815 and contains these coding sequences:
- the rpmH gene encoding 50S ribosomal protein L34, with protein sequence MKRTFQPNNRKRAKVHGFRARMKTKNGRNVLARRRLKGRHSLTVSSEK